One Vitis vinifera cultivar Pinot Noir 40024 chromosome 8, ASM3070453v1 genomic window carries:
- the LOC100267295 gene encoding uncharacterized protein LOC100267295 gives MGKKHIQLSTPSSLHASQALTPPTAMATTHKKHLSAFANDLLSTSALKLGTSVDRLVEEFEAGWQPETTGYSRKLVEFCSSKALNELCSKVLGDGSLSRFTFNMMLAWEMPDSADEDSHTECVAKEKEERKRPPKETEEQDEIPLFYSDLMPLLVDNEPSIGEDAFAWLGSLFPLVADIVNGRFTFETLTAPTGNRLHFPAYDKFLKEIDKCIKHLQKQATPKGVELADDEFILHVEGTASTQRVVRHIGGASWPGRLTITNYALYFEAMGVLSYEDAFKIDLSKDIDHHVKSGATGPWGAPLFDKAIVYESPELSESIILEFPEITSSTRREHWLALSKEVMLLHQFLNKFKIESPIQAWEMHSRTILGIIRLHAAREMLRISPPDPTKFLIFSLFDELPKGDYVLGEFAKSLKNANSGRLCSASSILRSLNVSQQSIAVAEVKEESAGESESASASASASGQAEKFSTLESAINQAREEEEETFIAKATTEGLKEEGIGDNVLVLREQLRPLMNVLPWFQEIVQWKRPAVTLLVITMTLVIIYKEWFHQAIAAFLLWIVAKMLRARQENVRDKHNKIVVSKASDQTTIESIVSAQHGFITVQDIVKTANIAILKIQSILVSRTNKHANTVMMVMVGLAILVAVVPLKFIFMATTTFYFTTTSKLGKYIANDKGNRRLKEWWDSIPVVPVEIED, from the exons atgggaaaaaaacaCATCCAGCTCTCAACCCCCTCCTCTCTTCACGCCTCTCAGGCTCTCACTCCACCCACCGCCATGGCCACCACCCACAAGAAGCACCTCTCCGCCTTTGCCAACGACCTCCTTTCCACATCTGCTCT GAAACTAGGCACTTCTGTGGATAGATTAGTGGAAGAGTTTGAGGCCGGATGGCAGCCTGAAACAACCGGTTACTCGAGGAAATTAGTGGAATTTTGCAGCTCAAAAGCCCTCAATGAGTTGTGCTCAAAAGTCCTCGGTGATGGTTCATTGAGTCGGTTCACATTCAACATGATGCTTGCTTGGGAGATGCCTGACTCTGCTGATGAGGACTCCCACACA GAGTGTGTAGCaaaggagaaagaagagaggaagAGGCCACCAAAAGAGACTGAAGAACAAGATGAAATCCCGCTTTTCTATTCAGACCTCATGCCTCTACTT GTTGATAACGAGCCAAGCATTGGAGAAGATGCATTTGCGTGGTTGGGATCATTATTTCCATTAGTTGCAGATATTGTCAATGGGAGATTTACCTTCGAAACACTTACTGCCCCTACAGGCAATCGGCTCCATTTTCCTGCTTATGATaaatttctaaaagaaattGACAA gtgCATAAAACATTTGCAAAAGCAAGCAACCCCAAAGGGTGTCGAGCTAGCAGATGATGAATTTATATTGCACGTGGAGGGAACTGCAAGCACACAGAGAGTTGTGCGCCATATTGGAGGAGCGAGTTGGCCGG GTAGGCTTACAATAACCAACTATGCGCTCTACTTCGAGGCAATGGGAGTACTTTCTTATGAAGATGCATTCAAAATTGACCTTTCTAAGGACATTGACCACCATGTGAAATCAGGTGCCACTGGCCCATGGGGTGCTCCACTTTTTGACAAGGCCATCGTCTATGAGTCCCCTGAGTT GTCAGAAAGCATCATTCTGGAATTTCCTGAGATAACAAGCTCCACAAGACGCGAGCACTGGCTTGCTCTCAGTAAGGAGGTTATGTTGTTGCACCAGTTCTTAAATAAATTCAAGATTGAATCTCCTATTCAAGCATGGGAGATGCACTCAAGGACGATATTAGGAATTATAAGGCTGCATGCAGCCAGAGAAATGCTAAGAATATCACCCCCTGATCCCACaaaattcttgattttttcCTTGTTCGATGAGTTGCCAAAGGGGGACTATGTGTTAGGAGAGTTTGCCAAGAGTCTGAAGAATGCTAATAGTGGACGCCTGTGCAGTGCTAGTTCAATTCTAAGGAGCTTGAACGTATCCCAACAAAGTATAGCAGTTGCAGAAGTAAAAGAAGAATCTGCAGGAGAAAGTGAAAGTGCAAGTGCAAGTGCAAGTGCAAGTGGCCAAGCTGAAAAGTTTTCGACTTTGGAGAGTGCCATTAATCAAGCTagagaagaagaggaggagACCTTTATTGCCAAAGCGACTACTGAGGGGCTGAAAGAGGAAGGCATCGGTGACAATGTCCTTGTTCTTAGG GAGCAACTAAGGCCACTCATGAATGTTTTGCCTTGGTTTCAAGAAATTGTTCAATGGAAACGGCCAGCAGTTACCCTCCTTGTGATTACCATGACTCTTGTGATCATATACAA GGAGTGGTTTCACCAGGCAATCGCAGCTTTCCTGTTGTGGATAGTAGCAAAGATGCTTCGGGCAAGACAGGAAAATGTAAGAGACAAGCATAACAAGATAGTAGTATCCAAAGCCTCAGACCAGACAACAATCGAAAGCATTGTGTCAGCACAACACGGATTCATTACGGTCCAGGACATAGTGAAGACGGCGAACATTGCTATACTGAAAATCCAGTCAATATTGGTTTCAAGGACCAACAAG CATGCGAACACGGTCATGATGGTGATGGTTGGATTGGCAATCCTAGTGGCAGTGGTGCCATTGAAGTTCATCTTCATGGCCACCACAACATTTTACTTCACAACGACATCGAAGTTGGGGAAATACATAGCTAATGACAAGGGGAACAGACGGCTAAAGGAATGGTGGGACTCAATCCCAGTTGTCCCAGTGGAAATTGAAGACTAA